One Microbacterium sp. zg-B96 genomic region harbors:
- a CDS encoding metalloregulator ArsR/SmtB family transcription factor, producing MAVDELSRTFSALADPTRRAILAKLSRGEATVNDIAAPFAMSLPAVSKHLQVLEKAGLISRGREARWRPARLNAATLAPAAEWIDGYRRFWDRSFDALDQHLTQEQEQQKGTTDD from the coding sequence ATGGCGGTCGACGAACTCAGTAGGACCTTCTCGGCACTGGCCGATCCGACCAGGCGCGCGATCCTCGCGAAGCTCTCACGTGGCGAAGCGACGGTCAACGACATTGCGGCACCGTTCGCAATGAGCCTGCCGGCCGTCTCAAAGCACCTTCAGGTGCTCGAAAAAGCCGGATTGATCTCTCGCGGACGCGAGGCTCGGTGGCGCCCGGCGCGATTGAACGCCGCCACCCTCGCCCCCGCCGCCGAGTGGATCGACGGCTACCGCCGGTTCTGGGATCGCAGTTTCGATGCTCTGGATCAGCACCTCACACAGGAACAGGAACAACAGAAGGGCACGACCGATGACTGA
- a CDS encoding SRPBCC domain-containing protein, producing the protein MTDPTGSTVTRTFAAPPEAVFDAWVTPASFVVWWGGSDIEVPLDSVSLDVRPGGTWKATMILGHGMPDFHWRGEYLEVDRPNKLVMTMTDEPGDARELLTVTLTAVDGGTEMTFSQTGGHLSPEQYEGTTVGWQRAFDSLDTVLSARRSTVG; encoded by the coding sequence ATGACTGACCCAACCGGCTCCACAGTCACGCGTACGTTCGCAGCACCACCCGAGGCCGTCTTCGATGCGTGGGTGACCCCGGCATCGTTCGTCGTCTGGTGGGGCGGCAGTGACATCGAAGTCCCCCTCGACTCCGTGTCGCTGGATGTGCGTCCGGGCGGTACCTGGAAGGCCACCATGATCCTCGGCCACGGCATGCCCGACTTCCACTGGCGTGGCGAGTACCTCGAGGTCGACCGACCGAACAAGCTCGTGATGACCATGACCGACGAACCTGGCGATGCGCGGGAGCTTCTCACCGTGACCCTCACCGCCGTCGACGGCGGCACCGAGATGACGTTCAGCCAGACCGGCGGTCACCTCTCGCCCGAGCAATACGAGGGCACGACGGTCGGCTGGCAGCGCGCCTTCGACTCGCTGGATACGGTTCTCTCGGCCCGGCGGTCGACGGTCGGCTGA
- a CDS encoding manganese catalase family protein, protein MYFHVQQLINEIEQDEPDPAAANALQEGLGGQFGEMRTMMQYLFQSINFRGPSAKPYKDLIQGIGTEEISHVELIGTTISRLLDGSPRYKGKPTDPVDAPGAGGATPLQIATHESNIHHYLVGAQGAQPVDAAGNPWLGSYVYNSGNLVLDLLYNLMLESTGRLQKCRLYEMTSNKTARSTISYLIVRDQAHENAFARALETLGVNWRTALPIPKTNAEKFPEVARLLDMGLQSKQYSFDLTNLSEAGKIFQGLSPSKDGTQLDASEQAPAGVPMTIAPERPEEFSPGADADLRELIEATAAMEMKDIDRTFGEMK, encoded by the coding sequence ATGTACTTTCACGTTCAGCAATTGATCAACGAGATCGAGCAGGACGAGCCGGATCCCGCCGCCGCGAACGCTCTGCAGGAGGGCCTGGGTGGGCAGTTCGGCGAGATGCGCACGATGATGCAGTACCTCTTCCAGAGCATCAACTTCCGCGGCCCGTCGGCGAAGCCGTACAAGGACCTCATCCAGGGCATCGGCACCGAGGAGATCAGCCACGTCGAGCTGATCGGCACGACCATCTCCCGTCTGCTGGATGGCTCGCCGCGCTACAAGGGCAAGCCCACCGATCCCGTCGACGCACCCGGTGCGGGCGGAGCGACGCCTCTGCAGATCGCCACGCACGAGAGCAACATCCACCACTACCTCGTCGGCGCGCAGGGCGCGCAGCCGGTGGATGCCGCAGGCAACCCGTGGCTGGGCAGTTACGTCTACAACTCGGGCAACCTCGTGCTCGACCTGCTCTACAACCTCATGCTCGAGTCGACCGGTCGCCTGCAGAAGTGCCGCCTGTACGAGATGACCTCCAACAAGACGGCCCGCAGCACGATCTCCTACCTGATCGTCCGCGACCAGGCGCACGAGAACGCGTTCGCCCGGGCGTTGGAGACCCTCGGCGTCAACTGGCGCACCGCCTTGCCCATCCCCAAGACCAACGCGGAGAAGTTCCCCGAGGTCGCGCGGCTGCTCGACATGGGCCTGCAGAGCAAGCAGTACTCCTTCGACCTCACCAACCTGTCCGAGGCGGGGAAGATCTTCCAGGGGCTGTCGCCCTCCAAGGACGGCACCCAGCTCGATGCCAGCGAGCAGGCGCCGGCCGGCGTGCCGATGACGATCGCCCCCGAACGCCCCGAAGAATTCTCGCCTGGCGCCGACGCCGACCTGCGGGAGCTCATCGAGGCGACCGCCGCGATGGAGATGAAGGACATCGATCGCACGTTCGGTGAGATGAAGTAA
- a CDS encoding putative quinol monooxygenase, with amino-acid sequence MALAALVTMTPQPGRRAELEAKLGEVLNEVRKEPGNLLALVLRDPKNPDKVYEFAVFQDEAAIEAHQRAEHAVQSTPIMKALQQWPYAVQRFETVDWIDEVDR; translated from the coding sequence ATGGCTCTGGCCGCACTTGTCACGATGACACCTCAGCCCGGACGCCGCGCTGAACTCGAAGCGAAGCTCGGGGAGGTGCTGAACGAGGTCCGGAAGGAGCCCGGTAACCTCCTGGCTCTGGTGCTCCGGGACCCGAAGAACCCCGACAAGGTCTACGAGTTCGCGGTGTTTCAGGATGAGGCGGCGATCGAGGCGCATCAGCGGGCCGAGCACGCGGTGCAGTCCACTCCGATCATGAAAGCACTCCAGCAGTGGCCGTACGCGGTGCAGAGGTTCGAAACCGTCGATTGGATCGACGAGGTCGACCGGTGA
- a CDS encoding ATP-binding cassette domain-containing protein produces MDFLIYAVLGLGSGAIYGLLAQGIVAIYRSSGVLNLAHGAIAMASAYLFVDLHVDRGIPAPLAITIVVVVAALFGVLVQGAVMSPMRTGSTMTRVCATLGLLITLQAAVSLVYGSDDRLVSSYLPADSIQLWDGAAIGADRLIVLGIGVVVTVSLWCVYKFTQFGRLTTGVWQNADAVAALGGSPRLVATGNWALGAGLAGLCGCLIVPISGLQIGNLSMLIVPALAASIAGRFSSFPSAFIAGLILGSLSSVVSSYTSIPGLANAVPFVAIIVLLVVRGRSLPVRGDLNERLPSVGNARFGRTGITMVAVVLLGAAMLGPTAWVGPITTTSLVILIAMSIIVITGYTGQFNLAPYAFAGVSALLGAYIANSWGWSLIPSMLAGAALAVPVGLLVAIPAIRARGANLAVITLALGAVAESLIFNNNNLNGGIAGISTGEPSIFGWPISTVIDPTRYATVVLVVVVLVGFLLVHIRRGPSGRRLLAVRDNERAAASVGIGVSATKIFAFSLAAFIAGLYGVLATQRTGIATFGEFSAFGSLVLVGTVILAGVGSIGGAAMAGIIASGGIIYTWAGFLGIDEVLPLISGLMLTLTLVLQPSGIIPSITESVGALGRRLRPRQRQPAALPPADTTAPVRVSPRTLRVEGLCVEFGTVKAVNELSLTVEPGEILGLIGPNGAGKTAALDAVTGFIPSRGTVSLGGVDLSKQPPHRRAIAGVGRSFQGIELFDDLTIGENVIVGNESGGIGAHLRDLVTPAHSRMSPSARAAIELFKLEPYLDDKPSEVPFSIRRLAGIARAVASSPSVVLLDEPAAGLDANEVSELTSLLRLLAEQWGMAIILVEHHIDMVVAACDRVQVMVLGRTLVTGTGQEIENDERVKAAYLGGQPVMEDGA; encoded by the coding sequence ATGGACTTCTTGATCTACGCCGTCCTCGGGCTGGGGAGTGGGGCGATCTACGGCCTTCTGGCCCAGGGCATCGTCGCCATCTATCGAAGCTCCGGCGTGCTGAACCTGGCCCACGGCGCCATCGCAATGGCCAGCGCGTACCTCTTCGTCGACCTGCATGTGGACCGCGGGATCCCCGCACCGCTGGCGATCACCATCGTGGTGGTGGTGGCGGCGCTCTTCGGGGTGCTCGTGCAAGGTGCGGTCATGAGTCCGATGCGGACCGGGTCGACCATGACGCGCGTCTGCGCGACGCTCGGCCTCCTCATCACCCTGCAGGCCGCAGTCTCCCTGGTCTACGGGTCGGACGACCGTCTGGTCTCGAGCTATCTCCCGGCTGATTCGATTCAGCTGTGGGACGGGGCGGCAATCGGTGCCGACCGCCTGATCGTGCTGGGCATCGGCGTGGTGGTCACGGTGTCGCTGTGGTGCGTCTACAAGTTCACCCAGTTCGGTCGGCTGACCACCGGGGTCTGGCAGAACGCCGACGCCGTGGCGGCCCTGGGCGGTTCGCCGCGTCTCGTCGCCACCGGCAACTGGGCACTGGGTGCCGGGCTCGCGGGCCTGTGCGGCTGCCTCATCGTCCCGATCTCCGGACTCCAGATCGGCAACCTCTCGATGCTGATCGTTCCCGCGCTGGCAGCCTCGATTGCCGGACGGTTCTCCTCCTTTCCGAGCGCATTCATCGCCGGGTTGATCCTCGGATCGCTGTCCTCCGTCGTCAGCAGTTACACGTCCATCCCCGGACTCGCCAACGCGGTTCCGTTCGTCGCGATCATCGTGCTTCTGGTCGTGCGGGGCAGGAGCCTCCCGGTCCGGGGTGATCTGAACGAACGGCTGCCGTCGGTAGGGAACGCCCGGTTCGGACGCACCGGCATCACCATGGTCGCCGTTGTCCTCCTGGGTGCAGCAATGCTGGGACCGACGGCGTGGGTGGGACCGATCACCACGACGTCTCTCGTGATCCTGATCGCGATGTCGATCATCGTCATCACGGGGTACACCGGTCAGTTCAACCTCGCGCCGTACGCGTTCGCAGGCGTATCGGCCCTTCTGGGCGCGTACATCGCCAACTCGTGGGGTTGGTCGCTGATCCCCTCGATGCTCGCGGGGGCTGCACTGGCGGTGCCGGTCGGTCTCCTCGTCGCCATTCCGGCGATCCGTGCGCGCGGGGCAAATCTCGCTGTCATCACCCTGGCATTGGGGGCCGTCGCCGAGTCTCTGATCTTCAACAACAACAACCTCAACGGGGGCATCGCCGGCATCTCCACGGGCGAACCGTCCATCTTCGGTTGGCCTATCTCCACCGTCATCGATCCCACGCGCTACGCAACCGTGGTGCTGGTAGTCGTCGTGCTCGTCGGGTTCCTGTTGGTGCACATCCGGCGCGGACCGTCGGGGAGGCGTCTTCTCGCCGTGCGCGACAATGAACGCGCCGCGGCTTCCGTCGGCATCGGCGTCTCGGCGACGAAGATCTTCGCCTTCTCGCTGGCGGCATTCATCGCTGGCCTCTACGGGGTGCTTGCGACGCAACGCACGGGAATCGCCACTTTCGGTGAGTTCAGCGCCTTCGGGTCGTTGGTGCTGGTCGGAACGGTAATCCTCGCCGGCGTCGGCTCGATCGGCGGCGCCGCGATGGCGGGCATCATCGCCAGTGGCGGCATCATCTACACGTGGGCCGGGTTCCTCGGCATCGACGAGGTCCTTCCCCTGATCAGCGGACTGATGCTGACTCTGACGCTCGTGCTGCAGCCCAGCGGCATCATTCCGAGCATCACCGAATCGGTGGGTGCACTCGGGCGCCGGCTGCGCCCCCGACAGCGTCAACCGGCGGCCCTGCCGCCCGCGGACACGACGGCGCCGGTGCGCGTCAGCCCTCGGACCCTTCGCGTCGAGGGGCTCTGCGTCGAGTTCGGGACGGTCAAAGCAGTCAACGAGCTCTCCCTGACCGTCGAGCCCGGTGAGATCCTCGGTCTCATCGGCCCCAACGGCGCCGGGAAGACCGCCGCACTGGACGCCGTGACCGGTTTCATCCCCAGCAGGGGAACGGTGTCCCTCGGGGGTGTGGACCTGTCGAAACAGCCTCCGCACCGACGCGCGATCGCGGGCGTGGGGCGGTCCTTCCAGGGGATCGAACTGTTCGACGACCTCACGATTGGCGAGAACGTCATCGTTGGGAACGAGAGCGGCGGGATCGGTGCCCACCTGCGCGATCTGGTCACTCCCGCGCACAGTCGGATGTCTCCGTCCGCGCGGGCAGCGATCGAGCTGTTCAAACTCGAGCCCTACCTGGACGACAAGCCCAGCGAAGTGCCGTTCAGCATCCGCCGTCTGGCCGGAATCGCTCGAGCGGTGGCAAGCTCACCGTCGGTGGTACTGCTGGACGAGCCGGCTGCCGGCTTGGATGCCAATGAGGTGAGCGAACTCACGAGCCTGCTGCGGCTGCTCGCCGAACAGTGGGGCATGGCCATCATCCTCGTGGAGCATCACATCGACATGGTCGTGGCCGCCTGCGATCGGGTGCAGGTGATGGTGCTCGGGCGCACGCTGGTGACGGGCACGGGGCAGGAGATTGAGAACGACGAACGGGTGAAGGCGGCCTACTTGGGTGGCCAGCCCGTGATGGAGGACGGCGCGTGA
- a CDS encoding ATP-binding cassette domain-containing protein: MTTADNNVLPEGLPAREPLRAAVLEAKSLSAGYGDLAVMRDLNLTIAPGQIVALLGPNGAGKSTLLRTLAGLLKPLSGEVWFDGQVAKGPLHRRARAGLAYIADDRSLIPDLTVRDNLRLAKVDVNEVIGEAPVLGRLINRRAGLLSGGEQQLLSVVRALSRKPKILLVDELSQGLSPLAVEEVWALLRTTAMRGTAVLAVEQVIGRALDLSHRFVVLRQGTLALEGDSLDYRDKLAEIERLHVVAASGR; this comes from the coding sequence ATGACGACCGCAGACAACAACGTGCTGCCGGAGGGGCTCCCCGCGCGGGAGCCCCTCCGGGCGGCGGTTCTGGAGGCGAAGAGCCTCTCAGCCGGCTACGGCGATCTGGCCGTGATGCGGGATCTGAACCTGACGATCGCTCCGGGGCAGATCGTCGCCCTGCTCGGACCCAACGGGGCAGGGAAAAGCACTCTGTTGCGCACACTGGCCGGACTGCTCAAGCCGTTGTCCGGCGAGGTGTGGTTCGACGGTCAAGTGGCCAAGGGTCCGCTGCATCGACGGGCACGGGCGGGCCTCGCCTACATCGCCGACGATCGGTCGCTGATCCCGGATCTCACCGTCCGGGACAATCTCCGCCTCGCGAAGGTCGACGTGAATGAGGTTATTGGTGAGGCGCCGGTCCTCGGCCGCCTCATCAATCGGCGTGCCGGGCTTCTCTCAGGCGGCGAGCAGCAGTTGCTCAGCGTCGTCCGAGCGCTCAGTCGCAAGCCCAAGATCCTGCTGGTGGACGAGCTCTCGCAAGGACTGTCACCGCTTGCGGTCGAGGAGGTCTGGGCGCTTCTGCGCACCACGGCGATGCGGGGTACGGCCGTCTTGGCCGTCGAACAAGTCATCGGGCGCGCCCTCGACCTGTCTCACAGATTCGTCGTACTCCGTCAGGGGACGCTCGCCCTGGAAGGCGACTCCCTCGACTACCGAGACAAGCTCGCCGAGATCGAACGTCTGCACGTCGTCGCGGCGAGCGGAAGGTAA
- a CDS encoding ABC transporter substrate-binding protein yields MGKRARNLVVGSALAATLALTACGGGDAAGEPADSAVSDEPIKIMVTETLSSPTMSFAQSAAGAQAAAAEINAAGGVDGREIEIIECNDEFNPNKAAACVQAGADEGVVAFVGALNMFTPQLWPAIEGAGIPFLALSGNSPDQTQNPLSYPLTSGLAGLHLAAGRIAVEEGGERVAIIKPDNAQADYVGDFAERGVEAAGGEVAGTVRIDLGAPDMSAAAAQVVALGADGAVCACNPGDAPRILKSLRQQGYEGVFATSNSNFYPADIEELGPLADNLYTVANIRPPSDPEAGEWVSALTEHDPEAKQDSVSAATWLAVHIIADLVTGMDSPTGAKLIEALDSAESLDTRGLTGDTVLTFTKPGPLEGAERLTGMGVMTFVTKDGVREEFSDGFVDATK; encoded by the coding sequence ATGGGGAAAAGAGCACGGAATCTCGTCGTGGGGTCGGCGCTGGCGGCGACGCTCGCTTTGACGGCGTGCGGCGGCGGGGATGCGGCCGGGGAACCGGCGGATTCGGCGGTCTCCGATGAGCCGATCAAGATCATGGTGACCGAGACGCTGTCGAGCCCGACGATGTCCTTCGCGCAGTCGGCGGCCGGTGCGCAGGCGGCCGCCGCGGAGATCAACGCCGCGGGCGGTGTCGACGGTCGCGAGATCGAGATCATCGAATGCAACGACGAGTTCAACCCGAACAAGGCCGCGGCATGTGTGCAGGCAGGAGCGGACGAGGGCGTCGTGGCCTTCGTCGGAGCCCTGAACATGTTCACGCCGCAGCTGTGGCCCGCCATCGAGGGCGCGGGGATTCCATTCCTCGCGCTGTCGGGCAACTCGCCCGATCAGACGCAGAACCCCCTGTCCTACCCGCTCACCTCGGGTCTTGCCGGACTCCATCTCGCCGCGGGCCGCATCGCCGTGGAAGAGGGCGGCGAGAGGGTCGCGATCATCAAGCCGGACAACGCCCAAGCCGATTACGTCGGCGACTTCGCCGAACGGGGGGTCGAAGCCGCAGGCGGCGAGGTCGCCGGTACGGTCCGGATCGATCTGGGCGCCCCTGACATGTCCGCAGCAGCGGCCCAGGTCGTCGCGCTCGGAGCCGATGGCGCCGTGTGTGCATGCAACCCGGGAGACGCACCGCGAATCCTCAAGAGCCTGCGCCAGCAGGGATATGAGGGCGTGTTCGCGACGTCCAACAGCAACTTCTACCCGGCGGACATCGAGGAGCTCGGTCCCCTCGCGGACAACCTGTACACCGTCGCCAACATCCGGCCGCCGAGCGATCCCGAGGCTGGGGAGTGGGTCTCGGCGCTGACTGAGCACGACCCTGAGGCCAAGCAGGATTCGGTCTCGGCGGCGACGTGGCTTGCCGTGCACATCATCGCGGACCTGGTCACGGGAATGGATTCCCCGACCGGGGCCAAGCTCATCGAGGCGCTGGACTCCGCGGAGTCCCTCGACACGCGAGGGCTCACGGGTGACACCGTCCTGACGTTCACGAAGCCGGGGCCGCTGGAGGGTGCAGAACGACTCACCGGAATGGGTGTCATGACCTTCGTGACGAAGGACGGCGTTCGCGAGGAATTCTCTGACGGATTCGTCGACGCGACAAAGTGA
- a CDS encoding aldo/keto reductase, which translates to MKQRTLAGRQVSAIGLGAMPLSMNNDKQYPSFEDAVATVHAALDAGVTLIDTADIYAPDGEEMGHNERIVAEALRTWDGDSSNIFVATKGGITLGEGGAKGRDGSEAYLRSAVEKSLEILGVDQIDLYQYHRPDRTRVYADIMTGLKSLHDDGLVRAIGISNASVEEIQIALDVLGEGNLASVQNEFSPKHPGSIDELRFCAAHDITFLPWSPLGGTGGGASSVGDRFSAFREVGDAHGVSPQQAVLAWELALDPHVIPIPGARRAASITDSAKAADLELTSEEVTRLSESVAIFD; encoded by the coding sequence ATGAAGCAGCGCACTCTGGCAGGACGACAGGTTTCGGCGATCGGCCTGGGCGCCATGCCGCTGTCGATGAACAACGACAAGCAGTACCCGTCGTTCGAGGATGCCGTGGCAACCGTGCACGCCGCCCTCGACGCGGGCGTGACGCTCATCGACACGGCCGACATCTACGCCCCCGATGGCGAAGAGATGGGGCACAACGAGCGCATCGTCGCCGAGGCGCTGCGGACATGGGACGGGGATTCTTCGAACATCTTCGTCGCGACCAAGGGTGGCATCACGCTCGGGGAAGGGGGAGCCAAGGGACGCGACGGGTCGGAGGCCTACCTGCGCTCGGCCGTGGAGAAGTCACTTGAGATCCTCGGCGTCGACCAGATCGACCTGTACCAGTACCACCGTCCCGACCGCACCCGTGTGTACGCCGACATCATGACGGGACTGAAGTCGTTGCACGACGACGGCCTCGTCCGCGCGATCGGCATCTCGAACGCGAGTGTCGAAGAGATCCAGATCGCTCTCGACGTGCTCGGCGAAGGCAACCTCGCCAGCGTCCAGAACGAGTTCTCGCCGAAGCATCCGGGAAGCATCGACGAATTGCGCTTCTGCGCCGCTCACGACATCACCTTCCTGCCGTGGAGTCCTCTCGGCGGTACCGGCGGCGGCGCCAGCAGCGTAGGCGACCGGTTCTCGGCCTTCCGCGAAGTCGGCGATGCGCACGGGGTCAGCCCACAGCAGGCCGTGCTGGCGTGGGAGCTCGCCCTCGACCCGCACGTCATCCCGATCCCCGGTGCGCGGCGTGCGGCATCCATCACGGACTCCGCGAAAGCCGCCGACCTGGAACTCACCTCTGAGGAAGTGACTCGGCTGTCGGAATCAGTGGCGATTTTCGACTGA
- a CDS encoding TetR/AcrR family transcriptional regulator C-terminal domain-containing protein — translation MSVRVTKKPTGTQSRRLSRALIIETALAQIDRRGAQGLSMRSLAQELGVEAMSLYRHVHGREDLLEGVVALLMENLTSDLDDELAEHWQGFLQTVAHHVRQIAIDHPLAFPLVATRHPAAPWLRPPLRSVEVVDTFLGTLIGHGFTDQQAVDAYRSFSSFLLGQLLLESAVRGAETGPVEEPLDEGDATIPEGDGQVSLEAAPEVKRLRTLLSEDRTDEEFEVSLEALLDRLNRELTQ, via the coding sequence ATGAGCGTCCGGGTGACGAAGAAGCCGACGGGTACGCAGTCCCGTCGCCTGAGCCGGGCCCTGATCATCGAGACCGCGCTTGCCCAGATCGACCGGCGTGGTGCGCAGGGGCTGTCGATGCGCTCCTTGGCGCAGGAGCTCGGTGTTGAGGCGATGTCGCTGTACCGGCACGTACACGGGCGAGAGGATCTGCTGGAGGGGGTGGTGGCGCTGCTGATGGAGAACCTGACCTCCGATCTTGACGATGAGCTCGCCGAACACTGGCAGGGGTTCCTACAAACCGTCGCCCACCACGTCCGCCAGATCGCGATTGATCATCCGCTCGCGTTTCCGCTGGTCGCCACCCGGCACCCGGCTGCCCCCTGGCTGCGCCCCCCGCTTCGCAGCGTCGAAGTGGTCGACACGTTCCTCGGCACCCTCATCGGGCACGGGTTCACCGACCAGCAGGCCGTGGATGCCTACCGGTCCTTCAGTAGCTTCCTGCTCGGCCAACTGCTCCTGGAATCAGCCGTGCGCGGCGCGGAAACCGGCCCGGTCGAAGAACCTCTCGACGAAGGCGACGCCACCATCCCCGAAGGCGACGGGCAGGTCAGTCTGGAGGCCGCACCCGAAGTGAAACGCCTCCGAACCCTCCTCAGTGAAGACCGCACCGACGAGGAATTCGAAGTCTCACTCGAGGCACTGCTGGACCGGTTGAATCGCGAGCTGACCCAATAA
- a CDS encoding PRC and DUF2382 domain-containing protein has translation MISTENIGGLMGAAVIDSDGEKIGTLEQIYLDTDTGAPTWAAVRTGFFGTSGSFVPLDDANQEGENLRVSYAKEFVKNAPRIDADGALEHAQEDELYVYYGNGSRNTGAAEGTGTVRDASDEAVNTSTGYDTSGPTTDDAMTRSEERLRVGTEKVQTGRARLRKYVVTEEKTVTVPVSHEEVRLEREPITDANVADAMDGPAISEEEHEVVLTEERPVIAKETVPVERVRLGTETVTEEETVTEQVRKEQIDYDDGTNRADRA, from the coding sequence ATGATCAGCACAGAAAACATCGGCGGTCTCATGGGAGCAGCGGTGATCGACTCCGACGGGGAGAAGATCGGCACGCTCGAGCAGATCTACCTCGACACCGATACCGGGGCGCCCACCTGGGCGGCGGTGCGCACCGGTTTCTTCGGCACCTCGGGGTCCTTCGTGCCCCTCGACGACGCCAACCAGGAGGGCGAGAACCTCCGGGTGAGCTACGCGAAAGAGTTCGTCAAGAACGCACCGCGCATCGACGCGGACGGGGCACTGGAGCACGCGCAGGAAGACGAGCTGTACGTCTACTACGGCAACGGTTCCCGCAACACCGGCGCCGCTGAAGGCACCGGTACCGTCCGTGACGCCAGTGACGAGGCGGTGAACACGAGCACCGGGTATGACACGTCCGGTCCGACCACCGACGATGCGATGACCCGGTCCGAGGAGCGCCTCCGCGTGGGCACCGAGAAGGTTCAGACCGGTCGCGCACGGCTGCGGAAGTACGTCGTCACCGAGGAGAAGACCGTCACTGTCCCCGTGAGCCATGAGGAAGTACGGCTGGAACGCGAACCCATCACCGACGCCAACGTCGCGGATGCCATGGACGGGCCAGCCATCAGCGAGGAAGAGCACGAGGTCGTCCTCACTGAGGAGCGGCCCGTCATCGCCAAGGAGACCGTTCCGGTCGAGCGTGTCCGCCTGGGAACGGAAACCGTGACCGAGGAGGAGACGGTCACCGAGCAGGTTCGCAAGGAACAGATCGACTACGACGACGGCACGAACCGCGCCGACCGCGCCTGA
- the dnaB gene encoding replicative DNA helicase, whose protein sequence is MSIADISDERLGGRREHERTPPHDTLAEQSALGGMLLSKDAVADVIETLRGADFYVPKHELIFEAILSLYSHGEPTDVVAVTDELIKTGELQRAGGADYLHSLTSIVPTAANAGYYASIVSERALLRRLVEAGTRIVQMGYSGQGEAVELVNNAQAEIYAVTGAETGEDYVPLEIAVTSAIDEIEAARGRDGSMTGIPTGFAQLDELTNGLHGGQMIVVAARPAMGKSTLALDFARAAAIKNNMPTIVFSLEMGRSEIAMRLMSAEGAVPLQNMRKGTLDSRDWTTIAATRGRINDAPLYIDDSPNMTLVEIRAKCRRLKQRVGLKMVIIDYLQLMTSGKKVESRQQEVSEFSRALKLLAKELQVPVIALSQLNRGSEQRTDKRPQVSDLRESGSIEQDADMVMLLHRDSVYDKDTRPGEADLIVAKHRNGPTATIELAFQGHFSRFTDMAPV, encoded by the coding sequence GTGTCGATCGCTGATATCTCCGACGAACGTCTCGGCGGACGCCGTGAACACGAGCGCACCCCACCGCACGACACCCTCGCGGAGCAGAGTGCGCTGGGTGGAATGCTGCTGTCCAAGGATGCCGTCGCCGACGTCATCGAGACACTGCGCGGTGCCGACTTCTACGTCCCCAAGCACGAACTGATCTTCGAGGCCATCCTCAGCCTCTACTCGCACGGCGAGCCCACCGACGTCGTGGCGGTCACCGATGAGCTGATCAAGACCGGTGAGCTGCAGCGCGCCGGCGGCGCCGACTACCTGCACTCGCTCACCTCGATCGTGCCGACGGCGGCCAACGCCGGCTACTACGCATCCATCGTCTCCGAGCGGGCACTGCTGCGCCGCCTGGTCGAAGCCGGCACCCGCATCGTGCAGATGGGCTACTCCGGTCAGGGCGAGGCTGTCGAGCTGGTCAACAACGCGCAGGCCGAGATCTACGCCGTGACCGGCGCCGAGACCGGCGAGGACTACGTGCCACTCGAGATCGCCGTCACCTCGGCGATCGACGAGATCGAGGCCGCGCGAGGGCGCGACGGCTCGATGACCGGCATCCCCACGGGGTTCGCGCAGCTGGACGAGCTGACCAACGGGCTGCACGGCGGCCAGATGATCGTGGTGGCCGCCCGCCCCGCCATGGGTAAGTCCACGCTCGCGCTGGACTTCGCCCGGGCGGCGGCGATCAAGAACAACATGCCGACCATCGTCTTCTCCCTCGAGATGGGGCGCAGCGAGATCGCGATGCGCCTGATGAGCGCCGAGGGCGCCGTGCCGCTGCAGAACATGCGCAAGGGCACGCTGGACTCCCGCGACTGGACCACGATCGCCGCGACCCGCGGCCGCATCAACGACGCCCCGTTGTACATCGACGACAGCCCCAACATGACGCTGGTCGAGATCCGCGCGAAGTGCCGGCGGCTCAAGCAGCGTGTGGGCCTGAAGATGGTCATCATCGACTACCTGCAGCTGATGACCAGCGGCAAGAAGGTCGAATCCCGCCAGCAGGAGGTCAGCGAGTTCTCGCGTGCCCTCAAGCTGCTCGCGAAGGAACTGCAGGTACCCGTGATCGCGCTGTCACAGTTGAACCGTGGATCCGAGCAGCGCACCGACAAGCGGCCGCAGGTGAGTGACCTTCGTGAGTCCGGCTCGATCGAGCAGGATGCCGACATGGTCATGCTGCTGCACCGCGACTCGGTCTACGACAAGGACACCCGACCCGGCGAGGCGGACCTGATCGTCGCAAAGCACCGTAACGGTCCCACCGCGACCATTGAGCTGGCGTTCCAGGGTCACTTCTCGCGCTTCACCGACATGGCGCCGGTCTAG